Genomic DNA from Haloterrigena alkaliphila:
GGTGATCCGCCGGACGCTGTCGGTCACGTCGGCCGTCGCGACGAAGGCGTCGTGGCGCATGTCCATCGGCGTCGGGCCGGCGTGGTTCGCCTGCCCCTCGAACGTGACGTTCATCCAGGAGAAGCCGAACACGCCTTCGACGGCCGCGACGGGCAGGTCGGCCTGCTCGAGGAACGGCCCTTGTTCGACGTGCATCTCGAAATAGCAGTGGATGTCGTGAGGTTCGCAGGGCTCGTCGCCCTTGTAGCCGATCCGTTCGAGTTCGTCACCGAACGTCTTCCCGTCCTTGTCCTCGCGCTCGTACGCGTAGTCGAGGTCGAAAATGTCACAGAAGACGCCGCTGCCGAGCATGTCCGGCTGGAACCGGACGCCCTCTTCGTTACTCCACGCGACGACCTCGAGCGGGCGCGTCGTCGTCTCGTCGGCGTCGTTGAGGGCTTCGACGGCTTCGAGACCGCCGAGGACGCCGATCACACCGTCGTATCGACCACCGTTGTACTGGCTATCGATGTGGGAGCCGAACATGACCGGGTCTGCGTCCTGCTCCGCCCCGGGTCGCCGTCCGAAGATGTTCCCCATCTCGTCGATACGGACCGTCAGACCGGCCTCTCGAAACCAGTCGAC
This window encodes:
- a CDS encoding Zn-dependent hydrolase, with the protein product MAKVSIDEQRFRRRFDEFNEIGATENGGVNRPSLSDENKEARDTIVDWFREAGLTVRIDEMGNIFGRRPGAEQDADPVMFGSHIDSQYNGGRYDGVIGVLGGLEAVEALNDADETTTRPLEVVAWSNEEGVRFQPDMLGSGVFCDIFDLDYAYEREDKDGKTFGDELERIGYKGDEPCEPHDIHCYFEMHVEQGPFLEQADLPVAAVEGVFGFSWMNVTFEGQANHAGPTPMDMRHDAFVATADVTDSVRRITATEGTDLVGTVGSVDVWPNAINVIPEKVEFTIDFRSYDDEVVDAAVEQIQREIAHAAEREGLEYEFEEIMRVDADPFDQSCIETVVDAAETVGCDYTRLVSGAGHDANYLNKITPTSMIFVPSVDGISHRESEYTEWDDVVTGTEVLLEAVRSKASA